A region of Nostoc sp. 'Peltigera membranacea cyanobiont' N6 DNA encodes the following proteins:
- a CDS encoding ScyD/ScyE family protein translates to MKLKSFTLTLLTVCIAAVSAPKAAEAASLTVVADGLSNPRGIGFDSTGNLYVTESGSGGDGKDGRCIASPSAGYIPLCAGQNGSLLKIAQDGTKTSIISNLTSLALSPSGEQAAGPADIKFDSLGNAYLLTGLAGDPTNRDTVLKSPDLGKLYKVDLKTGGLTTLADFGAYETAFNPDGTDIISNPYAFAIKDETAYVVDGGGNSIYTVGLDGSGIKNVAAVPEKVIDRSKLEFPDLGPGVDPSTLPVTQQSVPTGIAIAPDGSLTVSEYTYFPYPEKEARIFSFDPNTLQSKVIDDGFTQLTGVAYDPDGNLYALQHINHSEWKEIQQGGIITGDISGSLIKIGTDGTRETIWSGDGLEAASGITYGPDGDLYISNRARLAGTGQVIKIDPRVTKVPEPNSAIGLIVAGALGATSMLKRKRSKELANAEII, encoded by the coding sequence ATGAAACTCAAATCATTTACTCTTACACTTTTGACTGTTTGTATTGCTGCCGTATCTGCACCCAAAGCTGCCGAAGCTGCAAGCCTAACAGTAGTTGCCGATGGTCTTAGCAATCCACGCGGCATCGGCTTTGATTCTACGGGCAACCTTTATGTTACAGAAAGTGGTTCTGGCGGTGATGGAAAAGACGGAAGATGCATTGCATCACCTAGCGCCGGATATATTCCTTTATGTGCTGGTCAGAATGGCTCCCTGCTCAAAATTGCTCAGGACGGTACAAAAACAAGTATTATTTCAAATCTAACTTCTTTAGCATTATCACCCTCTGGAGAACAAGCAGCCGGGCCTGCGGATATCAAATTTGATTCTCTAGGTAACGCTTATCTTTTGACAGGTCTTGCAGGCGATCCAACCAACCGTGATACCGTTTTAAAATCACCTGACCTCGGTAAATTATACAAAGTAGACTTAAAAACTGGAGGGTTGACAACCCTTGCAGATTTTGGAGCTTATGAAACTGCATTTAATCCTGATGGTACTGATATAATTTCCAACCCCTATGCTTTTGCAATTAAAGACGAGACTGCTTACGTAGTTGATGGGGGCGGAAACAGTATATATACTGTGGGACTCGATGGCAGTGGGATTAAGAACGTCGCGGCAGTTCCTGAGAAAGTGATAGATAGAAGCAAACTGGAATTCCCCGATCTTGGGCCTGGTGTAGATCCATCTACGCTTCCTGTAACACAGCAATCAGTACCGACTGGAATTGCGATCGCTCCAGATGGCAGTTTAACAGTCAGCGAATACACTTATTTTCCCTATCCAGAGAAAGAAGCACGGATCTTTAGCTTTGACCCTAATACCTTGCAATCAAAAGTTATTGACGATGGCTTTACACAACTGACTGGCGTAGCTTATGACCCTGACGGCAACTTATACGCCTTGCAACACATCAATCATTCCGAATGGAAGGAGATTCAACAGGGCGGTATTATCACTGGCGATATTAGTGGTTCTTTAATCAAAATAGGCACTGATGGGACTCGTGAAACTATCTGGAGTGGTGATGGACTAGAAGCTGCTTCTGGTATCACTTATGGCCCTGATGGTGATTTATATATCTCAAATCGAGCCAGACTTGCAGGAACAGGACAAGTTATCAAGATCGATCCCAGAGTAACCAAAGTCCCCGAACCCAACTCGGCAATAGGTCTGATAGTTGCTGGTGCTTTAGGTGCAACTTCAATGCTGAAGCGCAAACGCAGCAAAGAATTAGCTAACGCAGAGATTATCTAA
- a CDS encoding ScyD/ScyE family protein, whose amino-acid sequence MKLKQLTITIFTFCVAAFSGMKAASATSFSVIADGLYNAGGLSFGPDGNLYVTEAGIGGSGGCVPPASGQGDSLCYGATGAVTKIENGKTERILTGLPSLALPDGTGGAGPRDIKFDATGKPYVLIGYGANPTFRDRNLGYTDLGKIIAPDFNTNSWTTIADLANYELANNPDGGDVGSNPLGFAIDGNKLVAVDAGANDLLSVNTDGSNLQAITTFPEDILANPIFPPSGTPSNEPAQVPSQDEEVPSEFATQAVPSSVTKGPDGAYYVSQFTGFPFPEGGAKIYRVGADGTSTVFADGFTQLTNLKFDPEGNLYALQYANQSAWKGNLDGSVIKIAADGTRTTLLSGDGLESPSALTIGADGAVYVTNRGDRPGFGQVLRIENTKSIPEPDSVLGVLAIAALGVGWLHKKRIPTPPINLN is encoded by the coding sequence ATGAAACTAAAACAACTTACTATTACCATCTTTACCTTTTGTGTTGCCGCCTTTTCTGGAATGAAAGCTGCATCAGCCACATCCTTTTCAGTCATCGCCGACGGACTATATAATGCCGGAGGTTTGAGCTTTGGCCCTGATGGGAATCTCTATGTTACAGAGGCGGGAATCGGGGGAAGTGGAGGTTGCGTTCCACCAGCAAGCGGTCAAGGCGATTCATTATGTTATGGCGCAACTGGAGCAGTTACTAAAATTGAGAATGGTAAAACCGAACGCATACTTACAGGACTTCCTTCCTTAGCATTACCAGATGGGACTGGAGGCGCTGGCCCTCGTGACATCAAATTTGATGCTACAGGTAAACCTTATGTTCTGATTGGGTATGGGGCGAATCCAACCTTTCGCGATCGCAATTTAGGTTACACTGACCTCGGTAAAATCATCGCTCCCGATTTTAATACCAACTCCTGGACGACTATTGCCGATTTAGCTAACTATGAACTCGCCAACAATCCCGATGGTGGTGATGTCGGTAGTAATCCCTTGGGTTTTGCAATAGATGGCAATAAGTTAGTTGCAGTTGATGCAGGTGCAAATGACTTACTCAGCGTTAATACTGATGGTAGTAATTTGCAAGCTATTACTACATTCCCTGAAGACATATTAGCTAATCCCATCTTTCCACCCTCTGGGACTCCATCCAATGAACCAGCACAGGTGCCATCTCAAGATGAAGAGGTGCCATCGGAGTTTGCAACCCAAGCAGTCCCCTCAAGTGTGACCAAAGGCCCTGATGGTGCTTATTATGTCAGCCAATTTACTGGTTTTCCCTTCCCTGAGGGTGGCGCAAAAATCTATCGAGTCGGTGCTGATGGGACATCAACAGTTTTTGCGGATGGTTTTACCCAACTCACAAACTTGAAATTTGATCCTGAGGGCAACTTATATGCTTTGCAGTACGCCAATCAGTCAGCCTGGAAGGGTAATCTGGATGGTTCTGTCATCAAAATAGCTGCTGATGGAACTCGCACAACTCTGCTGAGTGGCGATGGATTAGAGTCACCTAGCGCCCTGACTATTGGTGCTGATGGTGCAGTATACGTCACCAACCGAGGCGATCGCCCAGGATTTGGGCAAGTTCTCAGAATTGAAAATACTAAATCTATTCCTGAACCTGATTCTGTTTTAGGCGTATTAGCGATCGCAGCCTTGGGCGTTGGTTGGTTGCACAAGAAGAGAATCCCCACACCTCCCATAAATCTCAACTAA
- the scyC gene encoding scytonemin biosynthesis cyclase/decarboxylase ScyC (ScyC, an enzyme in the biosynthesis pathway for the cyanobacterial natural sunscreen scytonemin, performs a cyclization and decarboxylation on the compound ScyA produces.) yields MEKNTFATSAYIATSPENAFNYLCSLKNLDEWTLYSRMKEQIDEDTWLGTASGYHKNLYYHVKKLENPLFYGIEWHCGLEYQKYYQVYPVLLFPTDYIEPGTDEKGVYFHWLSFVDPKRQTQMIMQGIHTVHTSECRSLKGNLERKSGLTSAAKGSHFIDTDTIYVDAPIEIGIEYLKDLKNVDEWAHLLRQNGDITSESGEFKDEYDQRVKVSVRVHSLSKYYLLEQEHFYPDYEYYQRSVALLIPTAYSFADPEASGFILHRITFWKTDGTVSHGKLQIEDFGAESMNIKRLLEAKAGNLKSFDRGMSYLPKVQEDLVISN; encoded by the coding sequence GTGGAAAAAAATACTTTTGCGACATCAGCTTACATTGCGACTTCACCAGAGAACGCCTTTAACTATCTTTGTAGTTTAAAAAACTTAGATGAATGGACGCTTTATAGTCGGATGAAAGAGCAAATTGACGAAGATACCTGGCTGGGAACTGCATCTGGCTATCACAAAAATCTCTATTATCACGTTAAAAAACTAGAAAATCCACTTTTCTACGGCATTGAATGGCACTGTGGATTAGAGTATCAAAAGTATTATCAAGTTTACCCTGTTTTGCTATTTCCCACCGACTACATCGAGCCAGGGACAGATGAAAAAGGCGTGTATTTTCATTGGTTAAGCTTTGTCGATCCCAAACGACAGACTCAGATGATTATGCAGGGAATTCATACAGTACACACCTCTGAATGTCGTTCTCTCAAAGGTAATTTGGAACGTAAGTCTGGCCTGACCTCAGCAGCGAAAGGAAGCCACTTTATTGATACAGACACAATTTATGTTGATGCCCCAATTGAAATCGGCATTGAATACCTAAAAGACCTAAAAAATGTAGATGAGTGGGCGCATTTACTCCGTCAAAATGGTGATATTACTTCCGAATCAGGTGAATTCAAAGATGAATATGACCAAAGAGTAAAAGTTTCTGTGCGAGTTCATAGTCTGAGTAAATATTACTTACTTGAACAAGAGCATTTTTATCCAGACTACGAATATTATCAGCGTTCTGTAGCTTTACTTATCCCAACCGCATACTCTTTCGCTGACCCCGAAGCTTCTGGTTTTATTTTGCATCGAATTACATTCTGGAAAACAGATGGAACTGTTAGCCACGGCAAACTTCAAATTGAAGACTTTGGTGCTGAAAGCATGAACATCAAACGTTTACTCGAAGCCAAAGCCGGCAATCTAAAATCATTTGACCGGGGAATGAGCTATCTACCAAAAGTTCAAGAGGATCTAGTCATTAGTAATTAG
- the scyB gene encoding tryptophan dehydrogenase ScyB — MLLFETVREMGHEQVLFCHGKNPEIKAIIAIHDTTLGPAMGATRILPYVNEEAALKDALRLSRGMTYKAACANIPAGGGKAVIIANPENKTDDLLRAYGRFVNSLNGRFITGQDVNITPDDVRTISQETKYVVGVSEKSGGPAPITSLGVFLGIKAAVESRWQSKRLDGMKVAVQGLGNVGKNLCRHLHEHDVKLFVSDVDPAKAEEAKRLFGATIVEPSEIYSLDVDIFSPCALGGILNSHTIPFLQASIIAGAANNQLENEQLHSQMLTKKGILYSPDYVINAGGLINVYNEMIGYDEEKAFKQVHNIYDTLLAIFDIAKVQGVTTNDAAKRLAEDRINNSKRSKTQAIAA; from the coding sequence ATGCTGCTATTTGAAACTGTTAGAGAAATGGGCCACGAACAAGTTTTGTTTTGTCATGGTAAAAATCCTGAAATTAAGGCAATTATTGCTATTCATGACACAACCTTGGGCCCAGCAATGGGAGCTACAAGAATCTTGCCCTATGTCAACGAAGAAGCTGCTTTAAAAGACGCACTTCGTCTCAGTCGGGGGATGACTTATAAAGCTGCCTGTGCAAACATTCCGGCTGGTGGTGGCAAAGCAGTTATTATTGCTAATCCTGAAAATAAAACAGACGATCTATTGAGAGCTTACGGACGTTTTGTTAACAGCCTCAATGGCCGTTTTATTACCGGGCAAGATGTCAATATTACCCCTGATGATGTCCGAACAATCAGTCAAGAAACTAAATATGTTGTTGGAGTATCAGAAAAATCTGGTGGGCCTGCTCCCATAACATCATTAGGAGTTTTTCTCGGAATTAAAGCTGCTGTGGAGTCTCGTTGGCAGAGCAAAAGACTTGATGGGATGAAAGTTGCCGTTCAAGGCTTAGGAAATGTCGGAAAAAATCTCTGTCGTCACTTACATGAGCATGATGTCAAGCTTTTTGTAAGCGACGTAGATCCAGCAAAAGCGGAAGAAGCAAAACGGCTTTTTGGTGCAACTATCGTAGAACCAAGCGAAATTTACTCTCTTGATGTAGATATCTTTTCTCCTTGCGCTTTAGGAGGAATTCTTAATAGCCATACAATTCCTTTTCTGCAAGCTTCTATTATTGCTGGTGCAGCTAATAATCAATTAGAGAATGAGCAACTACATAGTCAGATGCTTACCAAAAAAGGAATTCTCTACAGCCCAGATTATGTAATTAATGCCGGAGGGCTAATAAATGTTTACAACGAAATGATTGGTTATGACGAAGAAAAAGCTTTCAAGCAAGTACATAACATTTATGACACGCTGTTAGCAATTTTTGATATCGCCAAAGTTCAGGGAGTTACTACCAATGATGCTGCTAAACGATTAGCCGAAGACCGCATCAACAATAGTAAGCGAAGCAAGACTCAGGCGATCGCAGCCTGA
- the scyA gene encoding scytonemin biosynthesis protein ScyA (ScyA, a thiamin diphosphate-dependent enzyme, performs an acyloin condensation during scytonemin biosythesis. It joins a molecule of indole-3-pyruvate to one of para-hydroxyphenylpyruvic acid.), which produces MSQNYTGSNSHLITTEPYKEFPANRYVESSRQLDESENNEEIQPFLNDETPPTLSVADAIAQMLENLGVSYAFGVAGGAMASLWGALSNSSIDVLNFRHEAGAAFAATEAYFANNRPTVVFTTAGPGITNALTGLFAARGEGAKVILLSACTSAPQRGRWAIQETSTYTLPSGGIFTSGALFNYAITIESAAQLPQIFRKLALAMAQPGGFVAHLSIPTAVQTSLVEDIALPQLDVSPFPMTASKEAIAKSVELLSSGPFAIWVGFGARDAAAEIRQLAEKTGAAVICSPRGKGIFPEDHPQFVGVTGLGGHASVLTYMEEQPPLRTLVLGTRLGEPTSFWSSALVPKGGFIHVDIDPEVPGVAYPHIETFGVRSDIKAFVEELLQQLPDAPDSTTLSLPRPERKAIEPAPDVDYPVRPEVLMAAIQKIIVEGSDAIIMAECGNSFTWSTHLLQFAEANRYRVSTGVGAMGHAVTGVLGAALANNTKAVGIVGDGAMLMNNEISTAVKYKIPAIWIVLNDARYNMCHQGMKILGLKGADATLPPTNFAMIARGMGAEAIVVVRESDIEAALEQAIASSVPFLIDVVIDADRPAPSGGRNKSLAAQGVKSSPAKSAAKQVSFPMV; this is translated from the coding sequence ATGAGTCAAAACTATACTGGTTCAAACTCTCATCTCATCACCACTGAGCCATACAAAGAATTTCCAGCAAATAGATATGTAGAATCTTCTCGTCAGCTTGATGAATCGGAGAATAATGAGGAAATTCAGCCTTTTTTAAATGACGAAACACCCCCAACGCTCTCAGTTGCCGATGCGATCGCTCAGATGTTAGAAAATTTGGGAGTAAGCTACGCTTTTGGTGTCGCCGGTGGTGCAATGGCCAGCCTTTGGGGGGCGCTATCCAATAGCAGTATAGATGTGTTGAACTTCCGCCATGAAGCAGGAGCAGCATTTGCAGCCACCGAAGCATACTTTGCCAATAATCGCCCCACTGTAGTTTTTACCACAGCCGGGCCGGGGATCACCAACGCACTGACCGGGTTATTTGCGGCTCGTGGTGAAGGTGCAAAGGTAATTTTGTTATCGGCTTGCACCTCAGCACCGCAGCGGGGACGCTGGGCAATTCAAGAAACCAGCACTTATACATTACCTAGTGGAGGAATTTTTACATCAGGAGCGCTATTCAACTATGCAATAACTATTGAATCTGCGGCTCAACTCCCGCAGATTTTTCGCAAACTTGCTTTGGCGATGGCGCAACCAGGCGGATTTGTGGCTCATTTGAGCATTCCTACGGCTGTACAGACAAGTTTAGTTGAGGATATAGCCTTACCCCAACTAGATGTTTCGCCATTTCCGATGACTGCTTCCAAAGAAGCGATCGCTAAATCTGTAGAGTTATTATCATCTGGCCCCTTTGCTATCTGGGTTGGTTTCGGTGCGCGGGATGCAGCAGCCGAAATCCGCCAACTTGCTGAAAAAACTGGAGCAGCCGTCATCTGCTCACCCCGTGGTAAAGGTATCTTTCCCGAAGATCATCCCCAGTTTGTGGGTGTCACAGGTTTAGGGGGTCATGCTTCCGTCTTAACCTATATGGAAGAACAACCTCCACTACGCACACTCGTATTAGGAACCCGCCTTGGCGAACCGACTTCCTTTTGGAGTTCGGCGCTAGTTCCCAAAGGCGGCTTTATCCATGTAGATATTGACCCAGAAGTGCCAGGTGTAGCCTATCCACACATTGAAACTTTCGGGGTTCGGTCTGATATCAAAGCTTTTGTGGAAGAGTTATTGCAGCAATTACCGGATGCTCCTGATTCCACAACTTTGTCGCTACCTCGTCCAGAACGCAAAGCAATTGAACCTGCACCAGACGTAGATTATCCAGTGCGGCCAGAAGTATTGATGGCAGCAATTCAAAAGATAATTGTTGAAGGTAGTGATGCCATAATAATGGCGGAGTGTGGTAACTCCTTTACTTGGTCAACTCATTTATTGCAATTTGCCGAAGCCAATCGTTACCGAGTCAGCACCGGAGTCGGCGCAATGGGTCACGCTGTTACTGGAGTGTTGGGTGCAGCGCTGGCGAACAATACTAAGGCTGTAGGGATTGTTGGCGATGGAGCAATGCTGATGAATAACGAAATCAGCACAGCCGTGAAATACAAAATTCCCGCAATCTGGATTGTCCTTAATGATGCGCGTTACAACATGTGCCATCAAGGGATGAAAATCTTGGGATTAAAGGGCGCAGATGCAACACTTCCACCGACAAACTTCGCCATGATTGCTCGTGGGATGGGAGCAGAAGCGATCGTGGTTGTTAGAGAGTCGGATATTGAAGCGGCATTAGAACAAGCGATCGCATCATCTGTTCCGTTTCTCATTGATGTAGTAATTGATGCCGATCGCCCAGCACCTTCTGGTGGACGTAATAAGAGTTTGGCAGCACAAGGAGTTAAATCAAGTCCAGCTAAAAGTGCAGCCAAGCAAGTTTCATTTCCAATGGTTTGA
- a CDS encoding scytonemin biosynthesis sensor histidine kinase, with the protein MNSGDYRLARSKTQWPLQPEVEMKFAHFLINQAVDAAFCLGENAQFVYVNDATCQMTEYSREELLSMRLHDIDVDFSLHNWSNISSEGSITFKSRYRTKGGRIFLVEISISYVKQQDLEIGCAFAREISDEIVELSVQKWTDELKDAKDDLQQEFSQLKAKELELETSLSLLRSTLESTAIGIVAVNFEGDILSLNQKFLDMWQIPQSLILSKKCPRCKAFFENQLKDPQAFSRLIWEVSSQSDFESYDILELKDGRVFAHYSKPHLLEGKIIGRVWSIWDITESKQTEEALRLNAVRFRTLAETTDTSTFLIQGTRLCYINPAVEQLTGYTKEELLTGFDLRRLIKSKRSRQVRKQNEATNFEYQEMNILTKNGTERWLACAVVMLDGVLDFGGKPVEMIAGIDITDYKYAELGLNQALEQAKQLSELRARFLSMVCHQFRTPLNIVSFSNSLLKEEVDKRTQKKIQPLLDHIQKATEQLGQMLDDILFFSKAEAAKINYEPRPLELVEFCNDLVAQMEMSIRQIPIKFVSQQSSLKACIDKKLLEQILKNLLDNAIKYSLSGMTVELQLSCEKEQVIFQVKDRGIGISALDQQRIFEPFYRGSNIDRIPGTGLGLSILKTLVDLHHGQVVVESQIGVGTMFSVILPLNKS; encoded by the coding sequence ATGAATTCTGGCGATTATAGATTAGCTAGATCAAAGACTCAATGGCCACTACAGCCAGAAGTAGAAATGAAGTTTGCTCACTTTCTAATAAATCAAGCTGTAGATGCTGCTTTTTGTTTAGGAGAAAATGCACAGTTTGTCTACGTCAACGATGCTACTTGCCAGATGACTGAGTATTCTCGTGAGGAATTACTCTCTATGAGGTTGCATGATATAGACGTAGATTTTTCTCTACACAATTGGTCAAATATTAGCTCAGAAGGTTCTATTACCTTTAAATCTCGCTACCGGACAAAAGGAGGTCGGATATTTCTGGTAGAAATATCTATTAGCTATGTAAAACAACAAGATTTAGAAATTGGCTGTGCTTTTGCTCGTGAAATAAGTGATGAAATAGTAGAATTGAGCGTGCAAAAGTGGACTGATGAATTAAAGGATGCCAAAGACGATTTGCAACAGGAATTTTCTCAACTCAAAGCAAAAGAGCTAGAACTAGAAACATCTCTTTCTTTACTTCGTTCTACTCTTGAATCTACTGCCATTGGTATTGTTGCAGTTAACTTTGAGGGAGATATTCTGAGCTTGAATCAGAAATTTTTAGATATGTGGCAGATCCCACAGTCCCTAATATTATCTAAAAAATGTCCTCGATGCAAAGCCTTTTTTGAGAACCAACTTAAAGATCCACAAGCCTTTAGTCGGCTAATTTGGGAAGTATCTAGCCAATCCGATTTCGAGAGCTACGACATTCTGGAATTGAAAGATGGGAGAGTTTTTGCACACTACTCTAAGCCTCATTTGTTGGAGGGCAAAATTATTGGTAGAGTCTGGAGTATTTGGGACATTACTGAATCGAAACAGACTGAAGAAGCATTGCGGCTAAACGCAGTTAGATTTCGGACTTTGGCAGAAACGACAGATACCAGCACTTTTCTGATTCAAGGGACGCGGCTTTGCTACATAAATCCAGCAGTAGAGCAACTCACTGGCTACACAAAAGAGGAACTATTAACAGGTTTTGATCTTCGCCGACTGATTAAGAGCAAAAGAAGCAGGCAGGTACGTAAGCAAAATGAAGCAACTAACTTTGAATATCAGGAAATGAATATTCTGACAAAAAACGGTACGGAGCGCTGGCTAGCTTGTGCGGTTGTAATGTTGGATGGAGTGCTAGATTTTGGAGGTAAACCAGTAGAAATGATTGCGGGCATTGATATTACCGATTACAAATATGCAGAATTAGGTCTTAATCAAGCTTTAGAACAAGCAAAACAACTTAGCGAACTTAGAGCGCGTTTTCTTTCTATGGTTTGCCATCAATTCCGTACACCGTTGAATATTGTTTCATTTTCTAATAGTTTACTAAAGGAAGAAGTAGACAAACGTACACAGAAGAAAATTCAACCATTACTAGATCATATTCAAAAAGCTACCGAACAACTCGGTCAGATGTTAGATGATATTTTATTTTTCTCTAAGGCAGAAGCAGCAAAAATAAACTATGAACCTAGACCCCTTGAATTAGTTGAGTTTTGTAATGATTTAGTAGCACAAATGGAGATGAGCATTAGGCAAATTCCAATTAAGTTTGTTAGTCAACAAAGTTCTCTAAAAGCCTGCATAGACAAAAAACTTTTAGAGCAAATTTTAAAGAATCTGCTCGATAATGCAATCAAATATTCCCTCTCAGGGATGACAGTTGAATTACAACTCTCTTGTGAAAAAGAGCAAGTAATTTTCCAGGTTAAAGATAGGGGGATCGGTATTTCAGCACTAGATCAACAACGAATATTTGAGCCATTCTACCGTGGTAGTAATATCGATCGTATACCTGGCACTGGATTAGGACTATCAATTCTTAAAACCCTTGTAGACTTACATCATGGTCAAGTTGTTGTAGAAAGTCAAATTGGTGTGGGCACTATGTTCTCTGTGATTCTGCCATTAAACAAATCATAA
- a CDS encoding response regulator transcription factor, producing MIYESSNKILVIEDDNVTRDLYLKGLKAKGFDTISANNGLAGIQQVQECIPDLVICDITMPDMDGYSVLSTLRQDPLTAIIPFIFLTGSSNKADVRKAMELGADDYLTKPSTLDELLRAIAIRLQKQATLQNWCTMKSEKALKSVFADNTSPAIAPVETTDRETTIPSQSIFPSIPQLKEVFDFIEAHYHQGITLCDVAVAVGYSPAYLTNRVARQTGETVNCWIVKRRMAGARFLLQNDNQTVEKIAKALGYQDVSHFSRQFRQHHGLPPQAWRKQHQLGSQKQVKLW from the coding sequence ATGATCTACGAATCGTCAAATAAAATTCTCGTCATTGAAGATGATAATGTTACCCGCGATCTTTATTTAAAAGGTCTTAAGGCTAAAGGTTTTGATACAATCAGTGCAAACAACGGTCTTGCTGGCATCCAACAAGTACAAGAGTGTATACCCGACTTAGTGATTTGCGATATTACGATGCCCGATATGGATGGTTATAGCGTTTTAAGTACGCTACGCCAAGATCCTTTGACAGCAATTATTCCCTTTATTTTTCTGACTGGGAGTAGTAACAAAGCAGATGTTCGCAAAGCTATGGAATTGGGAGCAGATGATTATCTTACCAAACCCTCTACACTAGACGAATTGCTCAGAGCGATCGCTATCCGGCTACAAAAACAAGCTACTCTGCAAAACTGGTGTACGATGAAATCTGAGAAAGCTCTAAAATCAGTATTTGCAGATAATACCTCACCTGCGATCGCACCTGTAGAAACCACCGATCGAGAAACCACGATCCCTTCTCAATCAATCTTTCCCTCCATTCCCCAATTAAAAGAAGTTTTCGACTTTATCGAAGCCCATTATCATCAAGGAATTACTTTGTGTGATGTGGCTGTTGCTGTTGGTTACTCACCTGCTTACTTAACTAACCGAGTTGCAAGACAGACGGGAGAGACTGTAAACTGCTGGATTGTCAAACGCCGCATGGCGGGCGCTCGTTTTTTACTCCAAAATGATAATCAGACAGTCGAGAAGATAGCGAAAGCATTAGGCTATCAAGATGTATCTCATTTCTCTCGCCAGTTTCGCCAACATCACGGTTTACCTCCCCAGGCTTGGCGCAAGCAGCATCAGCTTGGATCGCAAAAACAGGTGAAACTCTGGTGA
- a CDS encoding AAA family ATPase has product MDFDYFRSNEGTPANNTNTRQSLLASGWRPFNRELDWGFLWQLLSSDSRELTQKSLNLASNVADILGRNNYAWWANLLNIVSENTRYEVEKFWNYITPDPLSPDHRYKDVLSTETPIVQFVSRTSIPIDYVLNRLQEITVLRVLGVLGNPDIITQYYSERDFYFPIDRFISWERLDVINTVYAYWAKDDVWLQIDPYDRGRRQYSLMARNLAPLINKATYDLAVMLSGYQSRVGKVHSQFNIRTFPIDIQNFTDSVQQAILNQNQLAVVVHGQPGTGKTVWTQAVAKEILVPLGYVIFILDHDAIANFVPPTYIERICIVINEADNLAQNRASEVAQYNNKTEHILSLLDGTLYQSVIDESGIQMQQRLVILMTCNTTERLDPAMLRKGRVDLIYEFTQLFI; this is encoded by the coding sequence ATGGATTTTGACTATTTTAGAAGCAATGAAGGCACTCCTGCAAATAATACCAATACCCGACAAAGCTTGCTTGCTAGTGGTTGGCGACCGTTTAACCGAGAATTAGACTGGGGGTTTTTGTGGCAACTTTTGTCTAGTGACTCCCGCGAATTAACTCAAAAAAGTTTGAATTTAGCGAGTAATGTTGCTGATATTTTGGGACGAAATAATTATGCTTGGTGGGCTAATTTATTAAATATTGTATCTGAGAATACCCGCTACGAAGTGGAAAAGTTTTGGAATTACATTACGCCAGATCCTCTATCACCAGATCATCGCTACAAAGATGTTTTGAGTACAGAAACGCCCATTGTCCAATTTGTTAGTCGTACTAGCATTCCCATTGATTACGTTCTGAACCGACTGCAAGAAATTACTGTATTACGAGTTTTGGGTGTGTTGGGTAATCCTGACATTATTACTCAGTATTATTCAGAAAGAGATTTTTATTTTCCTATAGATAGATTTATTAGCTGGGAGCGCTTAGACGTTATTAATACTGTTTATGCTTACTGGGCGAAGGATGACGTTTGGTTGCAAATCGATCCCTACGATCGCGGGCGACGACAATATAGCTTAATGGCGAGAAATCTCGCACCACTAATTAACAAAGCGACTTATGACTTAGCAGTAATGCTGAGTGGATATCAAAGTCGTGTAGGTAAAGTTCACAGCCAATTTAACATCCGCACATTTCCGATAGATATCCAAAACTTTACTGATTCTGTACAGCAAGCGATTCTGAATCAAAACCAGTTAGCGGTTGTTGTACATGGTCAACCAGGTACTGGTAAAACAGTCTGGACACAAGCAGTAGCAAAAGAAATTCTTGTACCTTTAGGGTATGTAATTTTTATTTTAGATCATGATGCGATCGCTAATTTTGTTCCTCCAACTTACATAGAGCGTATTTGTATCGTTATTAACGAAGCTGATAATCTGGCGCAAAATCGCGCTTCTGAGGTAGCGCAATACAACAATAAAACCGAACATATTCTCAGTTTGCTGGATGGCACTTTGTATCAAAGTGTCATTGATGAGTCTGGTATTCAGATGCAACAAAGGTTAGTTATCTTGATGACTTGTAATACTACTGAAAGATTAGACCCAGCTATGTTACGTAAGGGCCGGGTGGATTTAATATATGAGTTTACGCAACTATTTATTTGA